One segment of Hippopotamus amphibius kiboko isolate mHipAmp2 chromosome 4, mHipAmp2.hap2, whole genome shotgun sequence DNA contains the following:
- the CBLL1 gene encoding E3 ubiquitin-protein ligase Hakai isoform X2, with amino-acid sequence MDHTDNELQGTNSSGSLGGLDVRRRIPIKLISKQGNKAKASPRTPRTINRMPAKAPAGDEGFDYNEEERYDCKGGELFGNQRRFPGHLFWDFQINILGEKDDTPVHFCDKCGLPIKIYGRMIPCKHVFCYDCAILHEKKGDKMCPGCSDPVQRIEQCTRGSLFMCSIVQGCKRTYLSQRDLQAHINHRHMRAGKPVPRASLENVHPPIAPPPAEIPDRFIMPPDKHHMSHIPPKQHIMMPPPPLQHVPHEHYNQPHEDIRAPPAELSMAPPPPRSVSQETFRISTRKHSNLITVPIQDDSNSGAREPPPPAPAPAHHHPEYQGQPVVSHPHHIMPPQQHYAPPPPPPPPISHPLPHPPQAAGTPHLVYSQAPPPPMTSAPPPITPPPGHIIAQMPPYMNHPPPGPPPPQHGGPPVTAPPPHHYNPNSLPQFTEDQGTLSPPFTQPGGMSPGIWPAPRGPPPPPRMQGPPSQTPLPGPHHPDQTRYRPYYQ; translated from the exons ATGGATCACACTG aCAATGAGTTACAAGGCACTAATAGTTCTGGATCATTGGGTGGTCTTGATGTTCGAAGACGAATTCCTATAAAACTCATCTCCAAACAAGGGAACAAAGCCAAAGCTTCACCTCGAACTCCAAGGACTATAAACAGGATGCCTGCAAAGGCTCCAGCTGGTGATGAAG GATTTGATTATAATGAAGAAGAACGGTATGACTGTAAAGGGGGCGAACTGTTTGGAAATCAGCGAAGATTTCCTGGACACCTTTTTTGGGACTTTCAg ATAAACATCCTAGGTGAAAAGGATGATACACCAGTTCATTTCTGTGACAAATGTGGATTGCCTATTAAAATCTATGGCCGAATG ATTCCATGCAAGCATGTTTTTTGCTATGACTGTGctattttacatgaaaaaaaggGAGATAAGATGTGTCCAGG CTGTAGTGATCCTGTGCAGCGAATTGAGCAGTGTACACGAGGTTCTCTCTTCATGTGTAGCATTGTTCAAGGGTGCAAGAGAACATACTTGTCTCAGAGAGACTTACAGGCTCATATCAACCATCGCCACATGAGAGCTGGAAAACCTGTTCCCCGTGCTTCACTTGAAAATGTTCATCCTCCTATTGCCCCACCACCAGCTGAAATCCCCGATCGTTTTATAATGCCGCCAGACAAGCACCATATGAGCCATATTCCGCCAAAGCAGCACATCATGATGCCACCACCTCCTTTGCAGCATGTGCCCCACGAGCACTATAATCAGCCACATGAGGATATCCGTGCTCCTCCGGCAGAGTTGTCCATGGCTCCACCTCCACCTCGCTCGGTCAGTCAGGAAACCTTTCGTATTTCAACAAGAAAACACAGCAATTTAATAACTGTCCCTATTCAGGATGACTCCAATTCAGGTGCTAGAGAACCACCACCTCCTGCCCCAGCACCTGCTCACCACCATCCTGAATATCAGGGTCAGCCAGTGGTCTCGCACCCTCATCATATTATGCCTCCACAGCAACATTatgcaccacccccacctcctccacctccaatAAGCCATCCACTGCCACATCCGCCCCAGGCTGCAGGTACTCCTCACTTGGTGTACAGCCAAGCTCCACCTCCACCAATGACCTCTGCTCCACCACCAATCACCCCTCCCCCTGGACATATTATTGCCCAGATGCCACCTTATATGAATCATCCTCCTCCAGGACCGCCCCCACCGCAGCACGGTGGTCCACCTGTAACTGCACCCCCTCCTCACCATTATAATCCTAACTCTTTACCCCAGTTCACTGAAGATCAAGGAACTCTGAGCCCTCCATTTACACAGCCAGGGGGAATGAGTCCTGGTATATGGCCTGCACCAAGagggccacctcctcctccacgaATGCAGGGTCCGCCTTCTCAAACCCCACTTCCTGGACCACATCATCCAGATCAGACAAGATATAGACCGTATTACCAATGA
- the CBLL1 gene encoding E3 ubiquitin-protein ligase Hakai isoform X1: MDHTDNELQGTNSSGSLGGLDVRRRIPIKLISKQGNKAKASPRTPRTINRMPAKAPAGDEEGFDYNEEERYDCKGGELFGNQRRFPGHLFWDFQINILGEKDDTPVHFCDKCGLPIKIYGRMIPCKHVFCYDCAILHEKKGDKMCPGCSDPVQRIEQCTRGSLFMCSIVQGCKRTYLSQRDLQAHINHRHMRAGKPVPRASLENVHPPIAPPPAEIPDRFIMPPDKHHMSHIPPKQHIMMPPPPLQHVPHEHYNQPHEDIRAPPAELSMAPPPPRSVSQETFRISTRKHSNLITVPIQDDSNSGAREPPPPAPAPAHHHPEYQGQPVVSHPHHIMPPQQHYAPPPPPPPPISHPLPHPPQAAGTPHLVYSQAPPPPMTSAPPPITPPPGHIIAQMPPYMNHPPPGPPPPQHGGPPVTAPPPHHYNPNSLPQFTEDQGTLSPPFTQPGGMSPGIWPAPRGPPPPPRMQGPPSQTPLPGPHHPDQTRYRPYYQ, encoded by the exons ATGGATCACACTG aCAATGAGTTACAAGGCACTAATAGTTCTGGATCATTGGGTGGTCTTGATGTTCGAAGACGAATTCCTATAAAACTCATCTCCAAACAAGGGAACAAAGCCAAAGCTTCACCTCGAACTCCAAGGACTATAAACAGGATGCCTGCAAAGGCTCCAGCTGGTGATGAAG AAGGATTTGATTATAATGAAGAAGAACGGTATGACTGTAAAGGGGGCGAACTGTTTGGAAATCAGCGAAGATTTCCTGGACACCTTTTTTGGGACTTTCAg ATAAACATCCTAGGTGAAAAGGATGATACACCAGTTCATTTCTGTGACAAATGTGGATTGCCTATTAAAATCTATGGCCGAATG ATTCCATGCAAGCATGTTTTTTGCTATGACTGTGctattttacatgaaaaaaaggGAGATAAGATGTGTCCAGG CTGTAGTGATCCTGTGCAGCGAATTGAGCAGTGTACACGAGGTTCTCTCTTCATGTGTAGCATTGTTCAAGGGTGCAAGAGAACATACTTGTCTCAGAGAGACTTACAGGCTCATATCAACCATCGCCACATGAGAGCTGGAAAACCTGTTCCCCGTGCTTCACTTGAAAATGTTCATCCTCCTATTGCCCCACCACCAGCTGAAATCCCCGATCGTTTTATAATGCCGCCAGACAAGCACCATATGAGCCATATTCCGCCAAAGCAGCACATCATGATGCCACCACCTCCTTTGCAGCATGTGCCCCACGAGCACTATAATCAGCCACATGAGGATATCCGTGCTCCTCCGGCAGAGTTGTCCATGGCTCCACCTCCACCTCGCTCGGTCAGTCAGGAAACCTTTCGTATTTCAACAAGAAAACACAGCAATTTAATAACTGTCCCTATTCAGGATGACTCCAATTCAGGTGCTAGAGAACCACCACCTCCTGCCCCAGCACCTGCTCACCACCATCCTGAATATCAGGGTCAGCCAGTGGTCTCGCACCCTCATCATATTATGCCTCCACAGCAACATTatgcaccacccccacctcctccacctccaatAAGCCATCCACTGCCACATCCGCCCCAGGCTGCAGGTACTCCTCACTTGGTGTACAGCCAAGCTCCACCTCCACCAATGACCTCTGCTCCACCACCAATCACCCCTCCCCCTGGACATATTATTGCCCAGATGCCACCTTATATGAATCATCCTCCTCCAGGACCGCCCCCACCGCAGCACGGTGGTCCACCTGTAACTGCACCCCCTCCTCACCATTATAATCCTAACTCTTTACCCCAGTTCACTGAAGATCAAGGAACTCTGAGCCCTCCATTTACACAGCCAGGGGGAATGAGTCCTGGTATATGGCCTGCACCAAGagggccacctcctcctccacgaATGCAGGGTCCGCCTTCTCAAACCCCACTTCCTGGACCACATCATCCAGATCAGACAAGATATAGACCGTATTACCAATGA
- the CBLL1 gene encoding E3 ubiquitin-protein ligase Hakai isoform X3 — MPAKAPAGDEEGFDYNEEERYDCKGGELFGNQRRFPGHLFWDFQINILGEKDDTPVHFCDKCGLPIKIYGRMIPCKHVFCYDCAILHEKKGDKMCPGCSDPVQRIEQCTRGSLFMCSIVQGCKRTYLSQRDLQAHINHRHMRAGKPVPRASLENVHPPIAPPPAEIPDRFIMPPDKHHMSHIPPKQHIMMPPPPLQHVPHEHYNQPHEDIRAPPAELSMAPPPPRSVSQETFRISTRKHSNLITVPIQDDSNSGAREPPPPAPAPAHHHPEYQGQPVVSHPHHIMPPQQHYAPPPPPPPPISHPLPHPPQAAGTPHLVYSQAPPPPMTSAPPPITPPPGHIIAQMPPYMNHPPPGPPPPQHGGPPVTAPPPHHYNPNSLPQFTEDQGTLSPPFTQPGGMSPGIWPAPRGPPPPPRMQGPPSQTPLPGPHHPDQTRYRPYYQ; from the exons ATGCCTGCAAAGGCTCCAGCTGGTGATGAAG AAGGATTTGATTATAATGAAGAAGAACGGTATGACTGTAAAGGGGGCGAACTGTTTGGAAATCAGCGAAGATTTCCTGGACACCTTTTTTGGGACTTTCAg ATAAACATCCTAGGTGAAAAGGATGATACACCAGTTCATTTCTGTGACAAATGTGGATTGCCTATTAAAATCTATGGCCGAATG ATTCCATGCAAGCATGTTTTTTGCTATGACTGTGctattttacatgaaaaaaaggGAGATAAGATGTGTCCAGG CTGTAGTGATCCTGTGCAGCGAATTGAGCAGTGTACACGAGGTTCTCTCTTCATGTGTAGCATTGTTCAAGGGTGCAAGAGAACATACTTGTCTCAGAGAGACTTACAGGCTCATATCAACCATCGCCACATGAGAGCTGGAAAACCTGTTCCCCGTGCTTCACTTGAAAATGTTCATCCTCCTATTGCCCCACCACCAGCTGAAATCCCCGATCGTTTTATAATGCCGCCAGACAAGCACCATATGAGCCATATTCCGCCAAAGCAGCACATCATGATGCCACCACCTCCTTTGCAGCATGTGCCCCACGAGCACTATAATCAGCCACATGAGGATATCCGTGCTCCTCCGGCAGAGTTGTCCATGGCTCCACCTCCACCTCGCTCGGTCAGTCAGGAAACCTTTCGTATTTCAACAAGAAAACACAGCAATTTAATAACTGTCCCTATTCAGGATGACTCCAATTCAGGTGCTAGAGAACCACCACCTCCTGCCCCAGCACCTGCTCACCACCATCCTGAATATCAGGGTCAGCCAGTGGTCTCGCACCCTCATCATATTATGCCTCCACAGCAACATTatgcaccacccccacctcctccacctccaatAAGCCATCCACTGCCACATCCGCCCCAGGCTGCAGGTACTCCTCACTTGGTGTACAGCCAAGCTCCACCTCCACCAATGACCTCTGCTCCACCACCAATCACCCCTCCCCCTGGACATATTATTGCCCAGATGCCACCTTATATGAATCATCCTCCTCCAGGACCGCCCCCACCGCAGCACGGTGGTCCACCTGTAACTGCACCCCCTCCTCACCATTATAATCCTAACTCTTTACCCCAGTTCACTGAAGATCAAGGAACTCTGAGCCCTCCATTTACACAGCCAGGGGGAATGAGTCCTGGTATATGGCCTGCACCAAGagggccacctcctcctccacgaATGCAGGGTCCGCCTTCTCAAACCCCACTTCCTGGACCACATCATCCAGATCAGACAAGATATAGACCGTATTACCAATGA